In Flammeovirgaceae bacterium, the sequence AACTCTTACTGCAGTTGGGTTTAAAATTGGTGGTCCCAACCTGGCGTACCTTACCTTATTGGTATGGGCATTACCCTCGGTGCTTTTCATGGCCATGATGGGTGTGTTGCTTTCAAACATTCAGGAGAAAAACTGGTCATTGGAATTCACCCGTTTTATTCAGCCTATGGCCGTGGGCTTTGTAAGCTATGCTGCCTATATCATTAGTTTAAAAACAGTTTACACCAAAACCGGAATCGTTTTGATGATAGCCGCTGCATTAGCTTCATACTTTATTCAAACTCCGTTTGTCTTTCCGGTTATCCTGCTGGTATCCGGCCTGGTTACTGCACTCAAGTATAAAGAGCATCCTAAAGAAGCAAAAAAGAAGTTAGAGATTCCCTGGGCAAACTTTTTTTTGTGGATAGGCGTGTTACTATTAGCGGCCGGGCTGGGTGCTGTTACCGGTGCCTTGCCAATTCGGTTGTTCGAAAATTTTTATCGTAACGGCAGCCTGATTTTCGGAGGCGGACAGGTGCTGACACCATTGCTTTATACCGAGTTTGTGCAGTACGCCCCCAAGCAATACCTAACTTCGCAAGAGTTTCTTTCAGGCTATGCGGTTGTGCAGTCGCTGCCCGGGCCCGTGTTTTCATTCAGCGCTTTTATCGGTTCGCTGGCTATGCGCGAGTATGGCTTTGCCGGTGAACTTGTCGGTGCGTTTATGTCGGCTGCGGGAATATTTTTGCCGGGTACTTTTTTGATATTTTTTGTTATCCGCATCTGGGATAGTTTAAAAAAATACCGGGCAATCCGGGCATCACTGGAAGGTGTTACCGCAGCCAGTGCCGGGTTGGTGGCTGCTGCAGCAGTTATTCTGTTTCAGCCCCTACAGAACACGGTGTTGAATTTCTCAGTTACCATAGGCACGTTTGCGGTGCTGGCATTTACCCGAATTCCTTCCCCGATAATTATTCTGTTAGGATTTGCTTTAGGGTTTATTATTAAGCAATAAAAAAAGCCCGGCACTGCACCGGGCTTTGCATTTTGGTTAACGTACCCTCTAATTATCCGAGTTTAAAAATAATCGGTACTACGTAACGTTGGCGCACCGGCTTACCGCGTTGCTTGCCTGGATTCCACGGGGGTGCACTCTGTACCACCCGTACCGCTTCCTCATCGCAACCGGCACCAATGCCTTTTATAGCTTTTACATCTTGTATGGAACCATCGCGGTTAATTACAAACTCCACGAATACCTTACCCTCAATACCCATCCTGCGGGCCTGGGCCGGATATTTCATTTTGTCTTGTACATACTTGTAGAAGGCAGCCATTCCTCCTTTCGGTGTGGCCGA encodes:
- the chrA gene encoding chromate efflux transporter, with translation MYQRVRYYIFLRDVLWLALTAFGGPQAHLAHFQRVLVNRRKYLTEAELMELNSLCQILPGPSSTQTLTAVGFKIGGPNLAYLTLLVWALPSVLFMAMMGVLLSNIQEKNWSLEFTRFIQPMAVGFVSYAAYIISLKTVYTKTGIVLMIAAALASYFIQTPFVFPVILLVSGLVTALKYKEHPKEAKKKLEIPWANFFLWIGVLLLAAGLGAVTGALPIRLFENFYRNGSLIFGGGQVLTPLLYTEFVQYAPKQYLTSQEFLSGYAVVQSLPGPVFSFSAFIGSLAMREYGFAGELVGAFMSAAGIFLPGTFLIFFVIRIWDSLKKYRAIRASLEGVTAASAGLVAAAAVILFQPLQNTVLNFSVTIGTFAVLAFTRIPSPIIILLGFALGFIIKQ